The genomic region TGGAGATAATAGTTAAATACAAGACCTAGACCCCCCCATAGAAGAGAGAAAGGTAGAGCAACCCGTCCATTATAGTTGAGAGGAGTATCATGATAACTCCATAATTGCAAGTTAAAAAAACGTTCCAACAATGCGGCGTCCCCCGTTAAATAGACACATAAAACACAAGTATTGCTTCCTGTTTCATAGAATTGCTTAATATTCGTTAGCCTATCAAGATATTGATTATGTGCAGTGGTCTGGTTAGTAACCTGGCCACCGTTCTTGACTCCATGTGCTAATTTAAAATTACCCGACCGACGGATATACACCAAAATCTGGTTACCTCGGTCGGGTCTATTCAGTCTAGCACATGAAGTCAAGAATCTTCGCTTCGCTCCGACCGCAGGCGGCGGTTACCTGTTGTGGATAGTGGGAATTTTTCCCCTCCCTCTGGAGACCGCCTGTTTATAATCTTTGTGAAGTGTCCGATGACAAGTATTCATTAATTCTGATGCCTTAAGCTACCATCGCTGCAGAGTAATATTCCTCCGGTGTTAAATATCCATTAGTCTCATGTAATCGCTGTCTGTTATAAAAAATCTCAACATATTCAAATACTGCGGCACGAGCTTGTTCACGAGTTAGAAAACGTTGTCCATTGAGCCACTCGTACTTCATTTTTCCCCAGAAAGCTTCCATTGGGGCATTATCCCAGCAGTTTCCTTTCCGGGACATGCTGCAAATAAAACCGCGCTTCTTAAGGTAATTTTGATAGTCGTTTGAACAATATTGGCTACCACGATCAGAGTGAATTAACATCCCTGGGGCAGGTCTATACCGTTTACAGGCACTATCCAGAGCGTTGATAACAAGCTCCTTCGTCATTCTATCACTCATTGAGAGCCCAACTATTTTTTGACCACATAAATCCATCACCCCAGCTATATAAAGCCAGCCTTCTTCTGTCCATAGATAGGTTATGTCGCTGACCATTTTCATATTGGGTTTTTCTGCTGAAAACTGACGGTTTAAAATATTCTCCGCCACTGGCAGGTGATGGTTTGAATTTGTTGTTGCCTTATATTTTTTAGCTATCTTTGATCTCAAGCCTTCCTGTTTCATAAGTCGCTCTACACGCTTATGGTTAACCAATTTACCTTTACGTCGGAGTTCCTTGGTAATTTTACGAGAACCATAGGTTTGCTTTGTCTTCTTATGTATCGACTTTATTTCTTCCTTGAGCACTTCATTTTCTGTGTCTCTTGTACTTTTCGGGCGATTCTCCCATGCATAATAACCACTTCGTGAAACACCAAGCATTTCGCACAGCTTCGCCACCCGGAATTTACAGCGGTTAGCTCTGATGAATTCAAACCTCTTTACTTCAGGTTCTTCGCGAAGTAAGCTGCCGCCTTTTTTAAGATCTCATTTTCCTCCCGGAGATCCCGAATCTGGCGCTCAAGCTTTTTAATTAACTCGTCATCTGGACTTAATTTCCCGCTACCTGGGAAGGGAACGTCAGGCTTCTCACGAAATTTTTTTAACCAACCATGTAGCGTGTTAGTGTTTACACCTAATTCTTTTGCAACCGAGGCTATGGAACCTTCAGAGGATTCTACCCGTTTAATGGCTTCCATTTTGAATTCTGAACTATATTGCTTTGCCATCTTTTATGACCCCTTTCAACTTCTATTATACTTGTGTTTCTAATGTCCATCAAAAGGGGTACGGGCCACAATGTGCCGGCCAAATACTCTATAATAGTACTAAGGAAAACGAAAAAGACAAAAGCCAATTCCCAAGAAGAATGTGGCCAGATCTCATTCGTTAGGATAACAATTAAAGCAAACGAACCATAAATTGGGAGAAAAGGACCTTTCAACAAGCCAGGATTTACAAAATGATGCTGCTTTACAGAACGATAAGTAGTTTCTAATATCCAGCCGGCTAAAGAATAAAACGCAAAGACTAATATTAAAAAGGCAATGTCATTGAGCAGGCGTGCTGTTACCATAGCCATTCGCTCCTATGTTCCATTACAAGACTACATCGTACCCAAAAGACCCAAAAAATAGATATTAAATTGACCATGATTTTTAAAATTAAAAAAGAAAGTCAGTTGCTTTTTACTTTGTATTATATTAAAATACACCCAAAAGACCAAAAAAGTATCTATTTAAAAGATATATCATGCAGCGGATAATTGTCAAGAAAGAAAAAAGGAAGAAGAAGATGAATTTAACAGAGCGGCGTAAACAA from Desulfotomaculum nigrificans DSM 574 harbors:
- a CDS encoding IS3 family transposase (programmed frameshift), translated to MAKQYSSEFKMEAIKRVESSEGSIASVAKELGVNTNTLHGWLKKFREKPDVPFPGSGKLSPDDELIKKLERQIRDLREENEILKKAGSLLREEPEVKRFEFIRANRCKFRVAKLCEMLGVSRSGYYAWENRPKSTRDTENEVLKEEIKSIHKKTKQTYGSRKITKELRRKGKLVNHKRVERLMKQEGLRSKIAKKYKATTNSNHHLPVAENILNRQFSAEKPNMKMVSDITYLWTEEGWLYIAGVMDLCGQKIVGLSMSDRMTKELVINALDSACKRYRPAPGMLIHSDRGSQYCSNDYQNYLKKRGFICSMSRKGNCWDNAPMEAFWGKMKYEWLNGQRFLTREQARAAVFEYVEIFYNRQRLHETNGYLTPEEYYSAAMVA
- a CDS encoding putative ABC transporter permease, producing MAMVTARLLNDIAFLILVFAFYSLAGWILETTYRSVKQHHFVNPGLLKGPFLPIYGSFALIVILTNEIWPHSSWELAFVFFVFLSTIIEYLAGTLWPVPLLMDIRNTSIIEVERGHKRWQSNIVQNSKWKPLNG